In Toxoplasma gondii ME49 chromosome VIII, whole genome shotgun sequence, a single genomic region encodes these proteins:
- a CDS encoding SWI2/SNF2-containing protein (encoded by transcript TGME49_229460~Gene product name based on ToxoDB Community Expert Annotation.), with translation MSARCVDWKRYLYNGGKSAPVQQVSGLPRIPRARKLADELLGLNDEENPNQKQSAQDGEDEKPLTPSSARPSDTSRRLLTPCASQGSSPPQDQQRHLDQTRGREQTDRDRDRERDRRLRERDWETERDIERGPERERGWGRERMEARERSDGWSLSGLPAQRRREGREARGSQDGWRDRAQEGRFSPSPRTSPRPRDPLGADLGSVSGTSTVQPEDLSSSKSTERREHCESSAVHRGERVVEKDRAAGKDTREVSRETRDERRTPAMPNTEKHGECVSAVETADKCLTASSHASSPSVSSLSSSWRGETALRNSETQATASEACRDGPAPGDASESFCSSSAGRLTCLHSSFSARPAKASFGEAGRHFAHSNAPWAARQRLPSFASPSRLELQGEKRKAEEGEKRASSPASVKVKKPRREGENAPADAPSKAENAEPGTPGKAETCGVDTPEKGGDQRGAPSEASSPSVKRLRGKRRRLIRVGSPGSSDDELPRRPSLSLTLNGCPADSHRPMDASVDVSGNHETEGPLACTDRGPQSAQKAPVSVHVAAEKRRPSPEEVQVSSEAGKTRSRASGVPASSRLASPKAASLRGSLGSGDARSRLQVEASESSSSSESSDEDDALEALQDCLRESTEMTSRLVQALGGAESGTQRDVAEKIGRGRCHPEKSFALPADLREHTSSVADRLKEYQQCGVHWLLTLHESNRNGILADEMGLGKTAQTCVFLNYLYQSGRVSSPTIIAAPASLLDNWMQELEAWAPFLAPDRVLKYHGKQMERREMALQFLDALDSEEKVLVLVTSLNTLTSKWDVQYLKQIREVAYLVVDEAHSLKNKDSLVYRKLNRTLKCERRLLLTGSPIQNRTLELRNLLLFLMPSVFDGDSLDLALKAFYRQSRRQKAAEQRRQRRLASPSAGSARDSPKTADAHTTEVSSEVLQTEGDSASSPSSPSSSSSSAAASSSVLEAGGEISAQGECSPSSREGVAESRSLLDELTSGDFASGLGSGQSLPLLDKKDKAALGKEEPCQQAAEVECLQRILSPFILRRLKNEVLGCLPKKKNVVLRCEMQGRQRELYIQEIKTWESELTRSLEKLTSELTGSLPPSPSSSASSASSSSASSASSSSASCSSAAETARSGASAVSEKEKPSSVESLDSGNSEGPSLSPDSSTAEKPQDETQLVGEKRDKSRSTDRVSNGVEEGESASPDAPDSCSGDSGEAHASEKGERGAVGWRAEGEAVGDEGERTAGGLCEETRGEKGAKGEAAPASKKKFVNSLLARLRRICNHPVLMQGAYTNEQLEEITRHFWLRVDGFKGNPREKVDLEIRKWSDYEIHQAIQQQISQGDSRLAHLSLPKEMIMDSAKIRKMIELVSEIKKKGEKALIFSQYTTYLDVVEESLTTFCGDIGKCRLDGSTAVEDRQALVDDFSTNPDLTIFLLSTKAGGQGLNLTAARTVILMDQDWNPQNDRQAEDRVHRLGQTQDVTIYRLCCRGTVEESILKCCQAKLDLDVAFGGNSEVLQAAILQDSLNVLSREDALDKSKT, from the exons ATGTCGGCGCGCTGTGTCGATTGGAAGCGGTACTTGTACAACGGAGGAAAGAGCGCCCCTGTGCAGCAGGTAAGCGGCTTGCCGCGAATTCCTCGGGCGCGGAAGCTGGCGGATGAGTTGCTGGGTCTGAACGATGAAGAGAATCCGAACCAAAAGCAGAGTGCGCAAGACGGAGAGGATGAGAAGCCGTTGACGCCCAGCTCGGCGCGGCCCTCGGATACGTCGCGTCGGCTGCTCACGCCCTGCGCCTCCCAAGGCTCCTCGCCGCCTCAGGACcagcagagacacctggACCAGACGCGAGGGCGcgaacagacagacagagacagagacagagagagagacaggagactcagagagagagactgggagacggagagggacATAGAGAGAGGACCggaacgggagagaggaTGGGGACGGGAGAGGAtggaggcgcgagagcggAGCGACGGATGGTCACTCTCGGGACTTCCCgctcagagaagaagagagggaagagaggccaGAGGGTCTCAAGAcggctggagagacagagcacaGGAAGGCCGCTTCTCCCCTTCACCTCGAACTTCACCTCGACCGCGTGACCCACTTGGAGCGGATCTTGGAAGCGTTTCGGGGACCTCGACTGTCCAACCAGAAGACTTGTCTTCGTCAAAGagcacggagagaagagaacactGCGAGAGTTCTGCAGTCCATCGAGGGGAACGCGTGGTCGAGAAAGACCGCGCAGCAGGGAAGGACACAAGAGAAGTttccagagagacaagagacgaaaggagaacTCCAGCGATGCCAAACACCGAGAAACATGGAGAGTGCGTTTCGGCTGTCGAGACAGCCGACAAGTGCCTCACTGCTTCCTCGCAtgcatcttctccctctgtttcctctctctcctcttcttggagaggagagactgcgctgagaaacagcgagacaCAGGCCACAGCCAGCGAGGCGTGCAGAGACGGTCCTGCACCAGGAGACGCTTCTGAGTCTTTCTGCAGCAGTTCAGCGGGTCGGCTGACATGTCTCCACTCGTCCTTCTCGGCGCGTCCTGCAAAGGCGAGCTTCGGGGAGGCTGGCCGACATTTCGCGCACTCGAACGCGCCATGGGCCGCAAGACAGCGTCTTCCGTCCtttgcttcgccttcgcggtTGGAGTTgcagggcgagaagaggaaggccgaagaaggagagaagcgcgctTCGTCACCTGCGAGTgtgaaggtgaagaagccTCGGCGCGAGGGCGAGAACGCGCCTGCAGATGCGCCGTCCAAAGCAGAGAACGCGGAGCCTGGAACTCCGGGGAAAGCCGAGACCTGCGGTGTCGATACCCCCGAGAAGGGAGGGGACCAGCGGGGGGCTCCGAGCGAGGCGTCGTCGCCGAGCGTGAAGCGACTTCGAGGGAAACGGCGTCGCCTCATTCGCGTCGGATCGCCGGGATCGAGTGACGACGAACTCCCTCGTCGaccgtctctttctctgacTTTGAACGGATGCCCTGCCGATTCCCACCGACCCATGGACGCGTCTGTCGATGTGTCAGGGAATCACGAGACCGAGGGGCCTCTGGCGTGTACAGACAGAGGTCCGCAGTCTGCTCAGAAAGCACCCGTGTCTGTTCATgtcgctgcagagaagaggcgtcCGTCTCCAGAGGAGGTGCAGGTGTCTTCTGAAGCAGGCAAGACGCGGAGTCGTGCTTCCGGAGTGCCTGCGTCGTCTCGACTGGCGTCTCCGAAGGCTGCTTCGCTGCGAGGGTCGCTGGGATCTGGCGACGCACGGTCGCGCCTCCAAGTTGAGGCTTCGGAGAGCTCGTCGTCATcggagagcagcgacgaagatgATGCACTGGAGGCGCTCCAGGACTGTCTCCGGGAAAGCACCGAAATGACTTCGCGCCTCGTGCAGGCACTCGGAGGCGCGGAGAGCGGCACGCAACGCGACGTCGCCGAGAAGATTGGGCGGGGTCGGTGTCACCCAGAGAAGTCTTTCGCCTTGCCTGCAGATCTGCGCGAGCACACATCTTCGGTGGCGGATCGCCTCAAGGAGTATCAACAGTGTGGCGTTCACTGGCTCCTCACGCTCCACGAGTCGAATCGCAACGGTATTCTGGCGGACGAGATGGGGTTGGGGAAGACCGCGCAGACATGTGTCTTCCTCAACTACCTGTACCAAAGCGGCCGAGTCTCGAGTCCGACGATCATCGCGGCGCCGGCCTCGCTGCTCGACAACTGGATGCAGGAGTTGGAGGCCTGGGCGCCGTTCCTCGCCCCCGATCGGGTCCTCAAGTACCACGGAAAGCAGATGGAGCGCAGAGAGATGGCGCTCCAGTTCCTCGATGCACTCGACTCGGAGGAGAAAGTCCTCGTCTTGGTGACCTCCCTCAACACGCTCACCTCCAAGTGGGACGTCCAGTATTTGAAGCAAATTCGCGAGGTCGCCTACCTCGTGGTCGATGAGGCGCACTCgctgaaaaacaaagacagtCTCGTCTACAGAAAACTGAACAGAACCCTCAAGTGCGAACGACGACTCCTGCTCACTGG ATCCCCAATCCAGAATCGGACTCTGGAGCTCCGCAAcctcctgctcttcctcATGCCCTCGGTCTTCGACGGAGACTCTCTCGACCTCGCCCTCAAGGCCTTCTACCGCCAAAGTCGCCGTCAGAAAGCCGCTGAACAGCGCAGACAACGCCGGCTAGCTTCACCGAGTGCAGGCTCCGCTCGAGATTCTCCCAAGACCGCCGATGCACACACGACGGAGGTGTCAAGCGAAGTTCTTCAGACTGAGGGAGATTCCGCCTCTTCACCCTCTTCTCCgagctcttcctcttcctctgccgccgcctcgTCTTCAGTACTTGAGGCCGGAGGTGAAATATCTGCGCAGGGAGAgtgttcgccttcttcgcgggAGGGAGTGGCGGAGAGTCGAAGTTTGCTGGACGAGCTGACGAGCGGCGACTTCGCTTCAGGACTAGGGTCGGGGCAAAGTTTGCCTTTGCTCGATAAAAAAGACAAAGCTGCGCTAGGGAAGGAGGAACCGTGTCAGCAAGCTGCAGAGGTGGAGTGTCTCCAACGCATCTTGTCGCCGTTCATCCTGCGTCGCCTTAAAAACGAAGTGCTGGGCTGTctcccgaagaagaagaacgtcGTCCTCAGATGTGAAATGCAGGGCCGACAAAGGGAACTCTACATCCAAGAAATCAAAACCTGGGAGTCCGAACTCACACGCTCTCTCGAAAAACTCACCTCCGAACTCACAGGGAGTCTTCcgccttccccttcctcttctgcttcctctgcgtcctcttcttctgcttcctctgcgtcctcttcttctgcctcttgttcttctgcagcagagacggcgagaagcggGGCGAGTGCCGTgtcggagaaagagaagccgtCGAGTGTGGAATCTCTGGACAGTGGGAACTCTGAAGgaccttcgctttctcccgaCTCCTCGACAGCGGAGAAGCCGCAAGACGAAACGCAGCTCgtcggagagaagcgcgatAAGTCGAGGTCGACCGACCGAGTTTCGAATGGCGtagaagagggagagagtgCGTCCCCAGATGCGCCGGACTCCTGCTCTGGAGACTCCGgagaggcgcatgcgtctgagaaaggagagcgaggagccGTGGGCTGGCGTGCAGAGGGCGAGGCTGTGGgtgacgaaggcgagagaacagCGGGGGGCCTTTGTGAAGAaacgaggggagaaaagggagcgaagggagaagcagcgccgGCATCGAAAAAGAAGTTCGTCaattctcttctcgcgcgcctGAGACGCATTTGCAATCACCCGGTACTCATGCAGGGCGCCTACACAAACGAACAACTCGAG GAAATCACTCGCCATTTCTGGCTCCGCGTCGACGGATTCAAAGGAAATCCACGAGAGAAAGTGGACTTGGAAATCCGGAAGTGGAGTGACTACGAAATCCACCAG GCGATTCAGCAGCAGATTTCTCAGGGAGACTCTCGCCTCGCTCATCTTTCGCTTCCCAAGGAGATGATCATGGACAGCGCGAAGATTCG GAAGATGATAGAACTTGTTTCGGAGAtcaagaagaagggggagaaggcTCTGATTTTCAGTCAGTACACGACGTACTTGGACGTGGTGGAGGAGAGCCTGACGACGTTCTGCGGCGACATTGGCAAATGTCGTCTAGACGGTTCGACAGCTGTCGAAGATCGCCAGGCGCTGGTTGATGACTTCAGCACAAATCCGGATCTAACTATTTTCCTGCTCTCCACCAAAGCCGGAGGACAAGGCCTCAACCTCACTGCTGCGCGCACGGTCATTCTGATGGACCAG gacTGGAACCCGCAGAACGACAGACAGGCTGAAGACAGAGTTCACCGTCTTGGTCAAACGCAGGACGTCACAATTTACCGACTTTGCTGCAGAGGCACCGTCGAAGAATCCATTCTCAAG TGCTGCCAGGCGAAACTCGACCTCGACGTTGCATTCGGCGGCAACAGCGAAGTGCTTCAGGCGGCGATTCTGCAG gaCTCTTTGAATGTTCTGTCACGCGAGGACGCGCTCGACAAATCGAAGACTTGA
- a CDS encoding hypothetical protein (encoded by transcript TGME49_229470) — protein MRKQERPKHLRRDASGDEEDKDVFDDDDASAGSVSSDDDVGISAKEATTNPTVSPKGACSRGGSDDLPTAEGEVEDREAGEERTGERQERQAEDLTVRPKPTWQLIKEDPSFVPRGSSYFLHDDRGEVSGEEVETDEERRGRSGATRAFADVSSDESFHSDDIPRSTQIRLGKPRKLWTPDEAGQDERDKWVHDCFESLLQEGGDRSLPPLRSFHRSRPRFFRRAPNALHARGRRGAPAPRGGRPRRSRDARGGSDVRGGEETQLPEARGQGQRGERNGDESEKRESETQADATSKTWGSAAGADGDKDARPAGQPGGTSNARGQGRGRRRRGRAPGVTTAYVVKGEQQGPALTSTGESERSHDHEKSREFSQISNRPRGRRGGSGPRTGERTEWTVRMSKPAAAPVST, from the exons ATGAG GAAACAAGAGCGACCCAAGCACCTCCGACGTGACGCCTCgggcgacgaggaggacAAGGACGTTttcgacgacgacgacgctTCTGCCG GAAGCGTCTCGAGCGACGACGACGTTGGAATCAGCGCCAAGGAGGCAACGACGAACCCCACAGTGTCTCCGAAGGGCGCGTGTTCCCGAGGTGGAAGCGACGACCTCCCCACAGCCGAGGGCGAGgtggaggacagagaggctggagaagaacgcactggagagagacaagagcgacAGGCAGAAGATTTGACTGTGCGGCCGAAACCCACCTGGCAG ctcaTCAAAGAAGATCCGTCGTTCGTCCCGCGCGGCAGCTCGTACTTTTTGCACGACGATCGCGGAGAAGTTTCGGGAGAGGAGGTTGAGaccgacgaagaaaggagaggcagatcCGGCGCGACGCGGGCCTTCGCAGATGTCTCCTCTGATGAAAGTTTCCACTCCGACGACATTCCACGCAGCACGCAAATTAG actgGGAAAGCCTCGAAAGCTGTGGACGCCAGATGAAGCCGGCCAGGACGAGCGTGACAAGTGGGTGCACGACTGCTTCGAGTCTCTGCTGCAGGAAGGCGGCGatcgttctctccctccccttcGCAGCTTCCACAGATCGCGCCCGCGCTTCTTCCGACGCGCACCGAatgcgttgcatgcgcgcggcCGCAGAGGTGCTCCGGCGCCGCGGGGCGGGCGCCCCCGGCGGAGCCGCGACGCTCGGGGCGGCAGCGACGTGcgtggaggcgaggagacccAGCTCCCGGAAGCGCGAGGCCAGGGACAGCGAGGTGAACGAAACGGGGACGAatcagagaagcgagaaagcgagactcAGGCCGATGCGACAAGCAAAACCTGGGGCTCCGCTGCGGGCGCtgacggagacaaagacgcgaGACCTGCAGGGCAACCAG GGGGAACCTCGAACGCGCGAGGACAAGGGCGTGgacgcaggagaagaggcCGCGCCCCAGGTGTCACTACAGCTTACGTGGTCAAGGGCGAGCAACAAGGGCCAGCGCTGACGTCGACCGGAGAAAGTGAACGAAGTCACGACCATGAAAAAAGCCGCGAATTTTCCCAGATCTCTAACAG ACCAAGAGGACGCCGCGGCGG